CTATGGAGCCAAGATGAGAGTTGATTCTACGGCGAAATTGGCTGAGCTCGAAAAAGccgagaaagagaaaatgaaaCTCAAGGTCGAAAAGATCAAGGCTCATGGAATCAACTGTTTTGTTAACCGTCAACTTATTTACAATTGGCCAGAACAGTTGTTTTCCGATGGTGGCATTAACACTATTGAACACGCGGATTTCGTTGGTGTCGAGCGTTTGGCGCTCGTTACTGGTGGTGAGGTTGTTTCTACATTTGACCACCCTGATAAGGTCAAATTGGGCCACTGTGATTCCATTGAGGAAGTCATCATTGGTGAAGATTCAATGATCCGATTTtctggtgttgctgctggtgaggCCTGTACCATTGTTCTTCGTGGTGCTACTGATCAATTactagaagaagctgacCGCTCTTTGCATGACGCTTTATCGGTGCTATCTCAGACTACAAAGGAAACTAGAACAACTTTAGGCGGTGGTTGTGCAGAGATGGTTATGTCTAAGGCTGTAATGGCTGCCGCTCAGAACGAGGAGGGAAAGACGGCTCTGGCTGTGGAGGCTTTTGCTAATGCACTTAAGCAGCTGCCCACTATTCTTGCTGACAATGCCGGCTTTGACTCGAGTGACCTCGTCACTAAATTACGTAATGCTGTTTATGAAGGTATGACCACTTATGGTCTTGATCTGGATAACGGTAAAATTGCAGACATGAGAGAGCTGGGTATTATCGAATCATACAAACTCAAGCGAGCTGTTGTTACCAGTGCCTCAGAAGCTGCcgagctgcttcttcgtgTAGATAACATCATCCGCTCTAAACCCAGAACTGCTGATAGGAATAGAATGTAGTGTATACCCTTTAATCtgatttttcatttctaGGAAAATAGTACAAATTGACAGCTGGCCTTAATTTGCAAGTAGGCATGTAAACTGCTTTGAATTATCGTAAAAAAATGCGCCAACTGAACTCCACCAGTTATCAAGATACTCACCCGTTTATTGGCTCGATGAATCACAAGGTAACATTCTTCTACTATATATAATCACTATTGTATACGGTTGTATTTAAACTTAAAGATTAAATAAGCGATTTCGGAAGCCATGATCAGTATACCGCAATTTGATTCCCTTGAATTAGTTATAGAGGACACCAGGCTGATGCTGTGACAGACCAAAAACCGGCGATAATAATGCGGCCTCTTTAGTCTCTGACTATGGGGATCGAGCGAGAAGTATAATCGTGAAAAGATCGGCTGAAAAAGTCACCCATGATAATTTTCTAACCTAGCTATATTTTACTATTGGTAggttgttttatttttcatttcattttccTATACCTATTTTGTAAGAGGAATTATAGCTTTTAGTTAGAAGACTTTGAGGAACGTCAATAAGAGAACCAGGGATATCATGCTTTGACTGGACGTCAACCTGGTGCCTTAGCTCTTTTATGAATAAGCTAGTCCAAGCTTATGTTAACTGCTATACCATTAAAactgatttattttcattattCCCAGTTTAATTTCTGCCTCCCAATTATATTGTTACCCGGACTACGGGGTTTCTTGAGATTACACCGTATGGCAGAGAACAATGATCAGAAAGGTGGCACTGAATGTCATAAATTGGAAATAATAGATTTCCgctgaaaatatatttaatagGCTAAACATATTATACTTCTAATAAGCCTTCGATACATATACCACATaaaatttcattttctaaCATGGTCAAGTTACTACATGGCTTGTAAATTATAAGTCCTCGAGGCCAAAATGTTTCACTCCGGGTAACACCAAATGTTCCCCGACTCACATATTGATATTAACAATTCCTGACAAGATCATGAGTTGAATCATGGTTTACACTTTCTAGGATAAACGTCTAGACTAATATGTCTAGCAAATTGAGCTCAACTACTATTTTTATCCGGTCGCCTGGGGGCTAGCAGTGAGCAGAATGAGGCTTCTCGATTAATATCTCCAGACTGAGTCCAATTCAACAAGCATTTTAGAGTTACGTTCATGAAATGGGGTTTCCAAGATAAAATTACCAAACTATGGACCTTCAGCGATTATTTTCGACTGGCATTCATTGGGTAGCGTGACCTTCAACTGAAAGTTAGAACTGGAGATATTGAAGGCTAGGGTTGAAATGTGAGTACCGGGTAACACTAAATGGGAAAGTGGGATAACTTATCAGATTATAGGAAAAAAAGTTGATTAACCGTCCAGGGTGGATATCCAGAGCGCACCTCTTAGCGAAGTGCGCTCTACCAGTATATCCACCTGGTGGCCTGGTATTTAGCTTGTGTGACCAAGAAGCAGAATATGCTATCCCGACCAATATCTCCAGACGGTAACCATTACTTCAAAGTTCAGCTAATAAATTAGTCTCAAGATAGACTTATCAATCTAACTACAGTCTTCAGCTGATAGCTTCAACTGTTGTCCGTCAGCTCGGATGGCAATACACGGATGCTACAGGACACATTGTGAGCTCACTTAGCCTCACTCGGCACGGCTCAACCGTCTCTGGTAATCTCGTCTCAACTGATTCTTCTATCACGATAATTCACTCCTGATAATTTTATCATCATTAGTACTCCAGCAGGTCCAGGGTGTACTTGTAACTCAATGGACGGATAATTAATGTTATGGTAAAACTATTTAATTTTGTTATAAAACCTACACTTATGCCCCTTTTTTTATCTTATTCTATTTCCacaatattaatattctacttattattattattattgagaATAACACAACACTATTGCTATACCTTTCTATCTTATAATTCATCTAGACTATTCaatcaaataaaacaaatcTAGTTGGAGGTGAGTATCTTGCGAGCGGCTGTAAGTTCGCCGCTCGAAAGTGTGGCGCAAGTCGCAGTTGCAATCTGTAAGATAACGGGCTTATCGTCAGTCTGCTTCACAACAAACAAGCATAGACATAGCAAGACAAGGAGCGTGGAAAGGCATATGAATTCTGATTTTCAAAGACTTGGTTTGTATTTGATAGAAGATTGACCAGctgaaaatagaaatatcAGGAAATATTGTTGTATTTTGAATGGATAGTGAATTGGTTTCATAGACAATTGCCCCACACTTTAGATCCCTTGTACAAGAGCAATTGTGACCATAAGCATATACACCTTGTGCTCGAATTAACAATTTTCGAGTCTCTGACATAAGCAACATCAGTATAAGACAGTCAGATTTTTGAAAGGATATCCGAAGTAATTGAGTGGAGAATACTGACAAACCCAACAAAGCTATGGCTGACTTTGAAGATAATAATCCATTTGCAGGGGGCGATACACGTAGCGAAGTATCATCTGAAGCTCTGCATTATTCAATTCACAATGAAAACAATAATCCAAATGATGATCCTGAGGATGGAGATTCCTTTAATGATCTAGGTGGTGagggtgatgatgatgatgatgatgttgacgaCGGCGATTCTCATAGTGGCCCTGGCGAGGACGAGTCTACGTCTGGTGGTCCTGAATCAAGACAGCATTCTCGTTCATACGCATCTCGTGTGGAGCAACTTCTAGCAGAGAATCCAAAGGTACAAATCACGATTGTCAATGCTGGTAAATCTCATGAAGGCAATTCGAGAGGATTTATCGCTTATACTATTAAAATTCACGATCTCACAGTCCGAAGAAGGTATTCTGAGTTTGAAAGCTTGCGCACCACTCTTACCAAACTGTTTCCTACCTTGATTGTACCTCCGATTCCGGAGAAGCATTCTATGTCAGACTATGCTGTGTCTCCTACTAAAGCCAAAGAAGATAGTGGGATAATTGAACATAGACATCGAATGTTGGCAGTATTTCTTAATCGATGTTGTCATATGAAACGGATTCGCAATAGCTCAGTTTTCCAACGGTTCCTTGATCCTAATTCAAGCTGGAGTGAAGTGCTAAACTCGCCTCCAGTTTCAAATTTACCgaagaatattttgaaagCACCTCCTTTAGACCCTTCATCGCCTACAGCCGCTCATGCTTATTTGCCAATTCCTAGTTCCTCGGCCAAGCTTGCAACTGGAGGTAGTGGTAGTTCTGGCATTGCTGCTTTGACTGGTAGAAGAAGCTCACTTGATGAGTCAGATATTCACTCAGCAAGTTCTCACAATGATGGTCAgtcggcggctgggactgCAGCCATTTCTacagaagctgctggtgagaCTAGTGCTACAGCCACATTTGATGAAGTCGAACAAAATGCCAAAGAGTACGAGACAGTGATAGTAGGTGGTCTTGAGAAGGTGAATCGAAGAATTATAAAGCGGTATTCGGACATTGCCAGTGACTACTCTGAATTAGGTGCCAAGTTCAACGCATTCAGCTTGGAGGAATCGGGTCCATTGGCTAGAGCAGTTGAAAAGGTGGGACAAGCGGTAGATGATAGTTACATGGCAATGGAGGCGCTGGTTAATTCATTGTCGTCCTCTTTTAGCGAGCCACTAGGTGAGTCGGCACAATTTGCAGCTGTGGTTCGCTCGGTATTAAAGTACCGAAGACAGAAATCACTGCAGCACGAACTCACTGCTGATAGCTTAGCATCAAAACGAAACACTCTTGCAACACTGGAAAGATCCGAACATGAGGCGCAGAGAATCAATCATTATCTCCATGGCGATAACGATGTTAATAGTAACGGCAACGAGTCTGATGCGTCGTTTCCTCCAACTCATGAGCCATCGTCTGTACCGTCGAGTGCCTCAACCAAGCCCAAAAAGGCATCTTCTGCATTTAAATTCCCAGGTCTGAATAATCTCAACCAGGCTATCCATGGCATCATAGATGTGGATCCTGAGACAACTCGTCGTAACAATATTGGTAAAACTCGTGAGCAGATAAGTCAGCTCGAAGAAGCGCTTGTTGTTGCCAAATCAGACGCTGTACTAGCCAACGAGTCGGTCCGTGAAGAACTCGAGCGGTTCCAAAAAaccaaggaagaagaccTTCGCAGAATCATGAACGCATATCTACAGTGTCACATAGAATGGGCAAAAAAGAACCTCGAAAGCTGGCAGGAATGTCGTCAAGAGGTAGACAAACTCTAAAGCATTAGTACGtctatatattattattatatattatattttccACTTTATGTCCTATGTTACTTCTAATAATCAGTGAGAGTCTGCCGCTTATTGGAAGGGAGCACTGGCCCATAAATTTGACTCTACAATAAAGAAGGGATATAGACTCGGGATCTCTATCCTAGCTTTGGGGATAGTCTTCAATTGTTATAAAAAGGAAATGTTTGTTGGAGCTATCATGAACTGAGCTCAGCCGATAGTTCCTCAACAAGCTTTTTGATAGAATCATCTACACTAGCATCTTTCCACGCTTGGAGTTGTTCTTCACGAAGAGTGAGCAGCTGCATAGTGTTTCTGTCAATATTGAGAGCTACAGCACTCGGAACGACTCTTATTTTGATTCCGGTAAGAATTTGGCGTAAATGGTCAGCAGCTCGCACGCCACCATGACCACCATAACTGACAATACCTGCAGGCTTTCCTGCCCATTCATAGAAGAGGTagtcaattgcatttttcaaGGATGCGGGGATACTCCAATTATACTGAGGAGtaacaaatataaaagcATCGAATTTGCTCACTACAGATGACCAGGCTCTACTGTGCTCATATTCGTAATGAGGAGTAGGATTATCTGATGGCAGAGTCGAAGGAATCTTGGGTTCATCATAAAGAGGCAGTTTCTGTTCTCCTACATCGACAAGCTCGAAAGTGATGTTCTTAGTGGCGAATTCGGCAGATCTCTGTCTCACGTACTCAGCGACATGGGGATTGACTCTGTTCTTTCGGGCACTGCCACTGATAACAGCCACTCTCTTAACGCTACTAATACTACCAGTCATTTctagaaacaaaacaagaaacagTAAGAAAAGAGATATGATAAAGTATATTTACTTCTCGCATTTAAGACCTGCCAGTGCGGCGGAACGACCTGACGGCCGACGCCATAGATCGCCAGCGAAGCTTCCGTTCCTGTTTGATAAGCACTGACCGATAATTGTTGATTGGAAGAATCAGGATGGCGTGCTAAGTGAAGAGCAGCATGGGACATAAGCTATAACGCAAAAGCTATGACGCCGatgcaaataaaataacaataacaataacaataataataataagatCAATTAAATAACTTCCCAGATATATGCTGGACCGAAAGAATTGTAATCGTTACGTGACATGTACACATTGTCGATGGAGCCAGTGAAATACTGTTTAGCAGCGATTTCGGCACCAAGGAATGCCACATCTTCCCATCCATGACCCTTCCATTCAGGGAAGTACTCGGGCATTTTAGCCAGTTTGATAGAGGTGGGAGCTTGTCCATGACCT
The Sugiyamaella lignohabitans strain CBS 10342 chromosome A, complete sequence genome window above contains:
- the ATG20 gene encoding Atg20p (Sorting nexin family member; required for the cytoplasm-to-vacuole targeting (Cvt) pathway and for endosomal sorting; has a Phox homology domain that binds phosphatidylinositol-3-phosphate; interacts with Snx4p; potential Cdc28p substrate; GO_component: GO:0005768 - endosome [Evidence IEA]; GO_component: GO:0005768 - endosome [Evidence IDA] [PMID 12554655]; GO_component: GO:0010008 - endosome membrane [Evidence IEA]; GO_component: GO:0019898 - extrinsic component of membrane [Evidence IDA] [PMID 12048214]; GO_component: GO:0016020 - membrane [Evidence IEA]; GO_component: GO:0000407 - pre-autophagosomal structure [Evidence IDA] [PMID 12048214]; GO_component: GO:0000407 - pre-autophagosomal structure [Evidence IDA] [PMID 15659643]; GO_component: GO:0000407 - pre-autophagosomal structure [Evidence IDA] [PMID 18497569]; GO_component: GO:0034045 - pre-autophagosomal structure membrane [Evidence IEA]; GO_function: GO:0008289 - lipid binding [Evidence IEA]; GO_function: GO:0035091 - phosphatidylinositol binding [Evidence IEA]; GO_function: GO:0032266 - phosphatidylinositol-3-phosphate binding [Evidence IDA] [PMID 11557775]; GO_function: GO:0032266 - phosphatidylinositol-3-phosphate binding [Evidence IDA] [PMID 12048214]; GO_process: GO:0032258 - CVT pathway [Evidence IMP] [PMID 12554655]; GO_process: GO:0006914 - autophagy [Evidence IEA]; GO_process: GO:0034498 - early endosome to Golgi transport [Evidence IGI,IMP,IPI] [PMID 12554655]; GO_process: GO:0016236 - macroautophagy [Evidence IMP] [PMID 12048214]; GO_process: GO:0000422 - mitochondrion degradation [Evidence IMP] [PMID 19793921]; GO_process: GO:0015031 - protein transport [Evidence IEA]; GO_process: GO:0006810 - transport [Evidence IEA]); amino-acid sequence: MADFEDNNPFAGGDTRSEVSSEALHYSIHNENNNPNDDPEDGDSFNDLGGEGDDDDDDVDDGDSHSGPGEDESTSGGPESRQHSRSYASRVEQLLAENPKVQITIVNAGKSHEGNSRGFIAYTIKIHDLTVRRRYSEFESLRTTLTKLFPTLIVPPIPEKHSMSDYAVSPTKAKEDSGIIEHRHRMLAVFLNRCCHMKRIRNSSVFQRFLDPNSSWSEVLNSPPVSNLPKNILKAPPLDPSSPTAAHAYLPIPSSSAKLATGGSGSSGIAALTGRRSSLDESDIHSASSHNDGQSAAGTAAISTEAAGETSATATFDEVEQNAKEYETVIVGGLEKVNRRIIKRYSDIASDYSELGAKFNAFSLEESGPLARAVEKVGQAVDDSYMAMEALVNSLSSSFSEPLGESAQFAAVVRSVLKYRRQKSLQHELTADSLASKRNTLATLERSEHEAQRINHYLHGDNDVNSNGNESDASFPPTHEPSSVPSSASTKPKKASSAFKFPGLNNLNQAIHGIIDVDPETTRRNNIGKTREQISQLEEALVVAKSDAVLANESVREELERFQKTKEEDLRRIMNAYLQCHIEWAKKNLESWQECRQEVDKL
- the CCT2 gene encoding Cct2p (Subunit beta of the cytosolic chaperonin Cct ring complex; related to Tcp1p, required for the assembly of actin and tubulins in vivo; GO_component: GO:0005832 - chaperonin-containing T-complex [Evidence IPI] [PMID 15704212]; GO_component: GO:0005832 - chaperonin-containing T-complex [Evidence IDA] [PMID 16762366]; GO_component: GO:0005737 - cytoplasm [Evidence IEA,IEA]; GO_component: GO:0005737 - cytoplasm [Evidence IDA] [PMID 11914276]; GO_function: GO:0005524 - ATP binding [Evidence IEA,IEA]; GO_function: GO:0000166 - nucleotide binding [Evidence IEA]; GO_function: GO:0051082 - unfolded protein binding [Evidence IEA]; GO_function: GO:0051082 - unfolded protein binding [Evidence IDA] [PMID 16762366]; GO_process: GO:0044267 - cellular protein metabolic process [Evidence IEA]; GO_process: GO:0006457 - protein folding [Evidence IEA]; GO_process: GO:0006457 - protein folding [Evidence IDA] [PMID 16762366]): MDKLLQSSTSTNSLVTNDGATILKNIPFNNPAAKVLVNISQVQDDEVGDGTTSVTVLAAELLREAEKLVDKKIHPQTIIEGYRVASKAALTALEKSAVDSSADPVRFRNDLIAIAKTTLSSKVLSQDKDFFAELAVNAILRLKGSTNLEHIQIIKKAGGKLSDSYLDEGFILDKKFGVKQPKKITNAKILIANTSMDTDKVKIYGAKMRVDSTAKLAELEKAEKEKMKLKVEKIKAHGINCFVNRQLIYNWPEQLFSDGGINTIEHADFVGVERLALVTGGEVVSTFDHPDKVKLGHCDSIEEVIIGEDSMIRFSGVAAGEACTIVLRGATDQLLEEADRSLHDALSVLSQTTKETRTTLGGGCAEMVMSKAVMAAAQNEEGKTALAVEAFANALKQLPTILADNAGFDSSDLVTKLRNAVYEGMTTYGLDLDNGKIADMRELGIIESYKLKRAVVTSASEAAELLLRVDNIIRSKPRTADRNRM
- the LOT6 gene encoding Lot6p (FMN-dependent NAD(P)H:quinone reductase; role in apoptosis-like cell death; may be involved in quinone detoxification; expression elevated at low temperature; sequesters the Cin5p transcription factor in the cytoplasm in complex with the proteasome under reducing conditions; GO_component: GO:0005737 - cytoplasm [Evidence IEA,IEA]; GO_component: GO:0005737 - cytoplasm [Evidence IDA] [PMID 14562095]; GO_component: GO:0005829 - cytosol [Evidence IDA] [PMID 17298444]; GO_component: GO:0005634 - nucleus [Evidence IEA,IEA]; GO_component: GO:0005634 - nucleus [Evidence IDA] [PMID 14562095]; GO_component: GO:0005634 - nucleus [Evidence IDA] [PMID 17298444]; GO_function: GO:0052874 - FMN reductase (NADH) activity [Evidence IEA]; GO_function: GO:0052873 - FMN reductase (NADPH) activity [Evidence IEA]; GO_function: GO:0003955 - NAD(P)H dehydrogenase (quinone) activity [Evidence IDA,IMP] [PMID 17298444]; GO_function: GO:0016491 - oxidoreductase activity [Evidence IEA,IEA]; GO_function: GO:0008134 - transcription factor binding [Evidence IDA] [PMID 19029946]; GO_process: GO:0006915 - apoptotic process [Evidence IMP] [PMID 19709309]; GO_process: GO:0034599 - cellular response to oxidative stress [Evidence IMP] [PMID 17298444]; GO_process: GO:0042994 - cytoplasmic sequestering of transcription factor [Evidence IDA] [PMID 19029946]; GO_process: GO:0055114 - oxidation-reduction process [Evidence IEA]) — its product is MTGSISSVKRVAVISGSARKNRVNPHVAEYVRQRSAEFATKNITFELVDVGEQKLPLYDEPKIPSTLPSDNPTPHYEYEHSRAWSSVVSKFDAFIFVTPQYNWSIPASLKNAIDYLFYEWAGKPAGIVSYGGHGGVRAADHLRQILTGIKIRVVPSAVALNIDRNTMQLLTLREEQLQAWKDASVDDSIKKLVEELSAELSS